GAGGAGCTGAGGCTTCGGGCCTCGTACCAGGAGGCGACCGAGGCGGCCATCGGGAAGATCGGGAGCGAGGCGGCGGCAATCGCGAAGGAGACCGGCGACCGCGCCCTCGAGCTCCAGCTCAAGGCCGAGGCGCGGAAGGCGGCGAAGGAGGCGGAAGAGAGGATGCGCCCGGCCGTCGCGCCCCCCGCTCCGAAGCACCTGACGCCGAAGGATCTCGCCGCCGCTCCCGGCGGGCGCGGCGTTTTCGCGACCGACATCCCCGTCGGCGCGACAGTCCGGATCGCCTCCCTGGGATCGATGGCCACGGTTCAGGCGATCGACACCCGGAAGGGTCGCGCCGACGTCCTCGTCCGGGGGAAGCGGATGACGATCGCTCTGGCCGAGTGCGAGCTGGTCTCCGGGCCCGCAGCGGGGCCCGTGGAGCGCCGCCCGCCGGTGCTTCCCACAGGCGTGACGATGTCATCGTCCGGGAGGGAGAGCGTCGGCGCCGAGGTGAAGCTCATCGGCATGCGCGTGGAGGAGGCGACCGACCTTCTCGACAAGTTCCTCGACGACGCCGTCCTCGCGGGCCACCGCGAGGTGCGCGTCATCCACGGGCACGGGACCGGGCGCCTCCGCGACGCGGTGGCGCTCTTCCTGAAGAAGCACCCGCACGTCGAGTCGCACCACCCCGCCGACGCGAAGTCGGGGGGAGCGGGGGCGACGGTGGCGGTGCTGAAGGAGTAGGGGCGGCGCCTACCGCGCCCTGGCGCGCGCGTCCTTGACCAGGCTTGCGAGGGCGCGGATGCATCGGTCGAGGCTCTCGGATTGGCGCGCGGCGACGCGGGGGCGCCAGCCGCGGGTTGGCTTTGAAATGAACTCCACAAGCCGTGACTTGTAGGCAGGCCCGACCTCTCTGCCACTTCCCCGTCGGGGAACGAGATCGACTCGGATGTCAGCGTCGCTGGATCTCGAGGCAATCTCGACTAAGTGTTTCTTGGGGTCCTCGAGATCCTCCGGGTTGGTCGGAACCATCGAGAGATTCACGTGGAGGAACTGCGCCAACCGTTCTCGGTCCCCCATCACCCACGCCTCGATCTCTCTGACGACGATGCGAAATCGCATGAGCTGGGAAGGTGTTGGGAGAGTCTTCGCGATAAGAGGCGGTGCGCAGTCAGCATCACTGTCGAGATCGACAAGCACGACCCAGGGCGAACGACGGGCAGCCTCGTTGAAGCCGGCCAGTTTCTTGAGTATCTGGCCTTTACCATTCCTACCGAAGACGGGCCCGGACCGGGCGCCGACCTCTTTGACGAGCCGTCGAAAGACGGCTGCATCGATATCTCCTTCAACCACGCCGTTGATCAGAAGGTCGCGAGCCGGCATCAATCGGGGAAAAGCGTCAACTGGTCAGCCTGATCTGGTCGCGTCAGCGGCATGACGATGTCGGCGAGGTTGGACCCACCCATAAGCAGATCCGCGATGTCATCGATGTCCTGAGCTCGGCGGACCACCGTCCCTTCCTTGGCGGGTTTCAACAGCAGCACTTCGTCTTGGGCGATTCCTTCGTCTGTCAGGAGATCAGGGGAGTGGGTGCTGAGAATGATCTGCCTTCCGCTGTGTCGCTGGGTGCGGGCGAACATCTGAGGAAGAGAGCGCACGACTTCCGGGTGCAGTGACAGCTCTGGCTCCTCAAGTAATAGCGGACCGCCGCTGTCCAGCACGGCCCAGAGAAGGCCGAGCAGGCGGAGTGTCCCATCCGAAAGATGGTTTTCGGTCTGCCAAGCCCCTTGGGGACGCCAGTGCTCGTACTTACCGCGGAGGTGTGGCATCCCGCGATCATCACGCCAGAGCTCAAGTTTTTGAAGCTGTGGGACGGCTAGTCTGAGGGCGCTTCGAATTCGGCTCAACCGCGCCTTACGCGTCTTCTCCGACGTTTGCGCCACCTGCTCCAAGAAGCCCCCGCCATAAGGGTCACCACTTCGATCCACCGTGCGCTCCGGCTCGCGCACGAGCTGGGGGACGATGTGTAGGTAACGCACAGATCCAAAAAACTCGGCGAGTGCTCGGAATCTCACATTTGCGTTGACTTGCTCGAGAAATGTCTGAGTCAACCGCTCCGGGTCAGACATGTCGACTTCTCGCGGGCGCGTGAATATCTCTTGGTCACCACTGATCACGCGTTCCCGGTTTACCTTCGGTCGGCCCTTTTTGTCTTGAGTGATTCTCAGTTCGTAGTCCCAAAGTTTCGGATTCGAGTCGTCTCCCACACGGACTCGTATGACGATATCCGACGGATTCCTGGCGGCGAGACTCCTGAGGTCGGACACCTTCCCTCTTGGTTTTCGGGCGACCGCCGCTTGCAGCCCGCCCCCGACGGCCGCCAGATCATGCAAGAAGCGAAAGACATCGAGGAAATTGGACTTGCCCGAGGCGTTGGGTCCTACAAGGAATACACGCCGCTGCAGATCGATCTCCACTCTGGAGAAATTCCGCCAGTTCTCCAGGTAGAGGTATGTAAATCGAAGTCCCGCCGAGGTAAGCGCTGCACCGCCTTGGCGAGCAAGTCGCTTCGATGAATTTCGAGTCACGAGAGCTCCTAGCACCCCTGTTCGAGAGCACTCCCGAGCAAGTTCGATTGCACTTTCTCACATGGCTCGGCGGGACGTCCACGACCGCGCGCGTGTCGTCTCCCTCTCGCGCACGCTCTGATACGCTGGGGTTGCCCGACCGTTCGGACCCCGCTGAGGAGGTTTTCATGTACAAGTTCTTCTCACTGCTGCTGGTTGCTGCGCTTTCGGTCGCTCTCTCAGGTGCCTCAGGCGCTCCTCTCGACCGTGCGAAGATCGAAGCCCTCACCGGCGCGAAGGGGACCTGGAACGAGAAGGAGGGTGTCTTCAAGGTCTCGGTGCCGAGGAGCGACCTCGCCGTGACGGTCGCCGGCGTGAAGCTCACGCCGCCGATGGGGCTGACCTCGTGGGCCGCCTTCACGACGGCGGGCGACGAGACGACCGTGATGGGGGACCTCGTGCTCCTCGAGGACCAGGTGAATTCGGTGATGAGCGCGGCGCTCGACCACGGCCTCGACGTCACCGCCCTCCACAACCACTTCCTGTGGGACTCACCGCGAGTCATGTTCATGCACGTCGGCGGCACGGGCGACGAGTCGAAGCTCGCCGAGGCGGTAGGCCGGGTCTTCGCGACGATCCGGGAGACGAGCGGCGGGAAGGGGAGCACACCCGCTCCTCCCGCGGGCTCGGGCGACCCGCTCGATGCAAAGAAGCTCGACGCGATCCTCGGGGCCGCCGGCGATCTCAAGGACGGCGTCTACAAGGTGACGATCGGCCGCGAGACGAAGATGCACGGGGCGTCGATGGGAGGGGCGATGGGGGTCAACACGTGGGCCGCCTTCGCCGGGGGTGCGGCCGGCGCCGTCGTGGACGGCGATATCGCGATGCTCGAGTCGGAGCTCCAGGGGGTGCTCAAAGCGCTCCGCGGCGCGCGGATCAACGTCGTCGCGATCCACCAGCACATGATCCACGAGGAGCCGCGCTTCGTTTTCCTGCACTACTGGGGCGTCGGCCCCGCCGAGGATCTCGCGAAAGGGCTGCGGGCGGCGCTCGATAGGACGGGGAACGGGCGGTAGCCGAAGTAGCAGGCGGTCAGTTCCGAGTCATGCCGCCTGACTCCAGCCCTTCGGCCCCGCTTTCATCCCGAGCTTGAGCGGGGAGGCTTTCTCGGTCGCCACGCTCTTGAGGATGTCGAGCGAGTAGTCGGCGGCGGGCTGGAGGTGAACGACCATCAGGCGCAGGAGGCGATCGGCGAGGACGCCCATCGGAATCTGGCCGTTCTCCCAGCGGGAGACCGTCTCCGGGGTCACGCCGAAATGGGCGGAGAAGTCCGCGCCGGACCAGCCCAGGGACTTTCGTAGGAAACGGATCTCCGCCGGGGTGAGACGGGAGCACTTCTTCGTGATGGCCAGGGCGATTCGTCGGTGGAGCTCCTCAATCCTGGGGATGACGACCTCGAAATCCCCGCACTTGGCGCATCGCCTGATCTCGATCCCCATCAGGGTGATGCCGGGAAGCCCCGATTCCTCGTACATGTAGTTCTCCCGACGTGAGGCGAGCCTTGCGCCGCACTGGTCGCACTTCATGGTCTCCCCCTCCAGGCCGTGA
The sequence above is a segment of the Acidobacteriota bacterium genome. Coding sequences within it:
- a CDS encoding AAA family ATPase; this encodes MTRNSSKRLARQGGAALTSAGLRFTYLYLENWRNFSRVEIDLQRRVFLVGPNASGKSNFLDVFRFLHDLAAVGGGLQAAVARKPRGKVSDLRSLAARNPSDIVIRVRVGDDSNPKLWDYELRITQDKKGRPKVNRERVISGDQEIFTRPREVDMSDPERLTQTFLEQVNANVRFRALAEFFGSVRYLHIVPQLVREPERTVDRSGDPYGGGFLEQVAQTSEKTRKARLSRIRSALRLAVPQLQKLELWRDDRGMPHLRGKYEHWRPQGAWQTENHLSDGTLRLLGLLWAVLDSGGPLLLEEPELSLHPEVVRSLPQMFARTQRHSGRQIILSTHSPDLLTDEGIAQDEVLLLKPAKEGTVVRRAQDIDDIADLLMGGSNLADIVMPLTRPDQADQLTLFPD
- a CDS encoding DUF1259 domain-containing protein; translation: MYKFFSLLLVAALSVALSGASGAPLDRAKIEALTGAKGTWNEKEGVFKVSVPRSDLAVTVAGVKLTPPMGLTSWAAFTTAGDETTVMGDLVLLEDQVNSVMSAALDHGLDVTALHNHFLWDSPRVMFMHVGGTGDESKLAEAVGRVFATIRETSGGKGSTPAPPAGSGDPLDAKKLDAILGAAGDLKDGVYKVTIGRETKMHGASMGGAMGVNTWAAFAGGAAGAVVDGDIAMLESELQGVLKALRGARINVVAIHQHMIHEEPRFVFLHYWGVGPAEDLAKGLRAALDRTGNGR
- a CDS encoding helix-turn-helix domain-containing protein, translating into MKCDQCGARLASRRENYMYEESGLPGITLMGIEIRRCAKCGDFEVVIPRIEELHRRIALAITKKCSRLTPAEIRFLRKSLGWSGADFSAHFGVTPETVSRWENGQIPMGVLADRLLRLMVVHLQPAADYSLDILKSVATEKASPLKLGMKAGPKGWSQAA